Genomic window (Streptomyces sp. LX-29):
CATAGCCGTCACGCTTGACCTGAACCTTCCCGGAGAGTCCCTTGAGCTGGAGGGTTCCGGTGGTCTCCGGGAAAGAGGCGCGTACCGTGCTGACGCTCCAGTACGTGCCGTAGCCGACACCCGCCACGAGAAGCAGCACTACTGCGATCACGAGCAGGCGGACACGGCGGCCCTTCTTCTTTCGAGAGGGGCCGTTTTCGTTGGCGGGCATCGCTGTCCTTCGAGGGGCAGGGTGGTCCTGGAGTGCTGGAGCAACCATAGGCGCAGCGACCGCGCCGCCCTTCAGCGGATCTGGCCAGAGGTCGCCGAAGGCGGCTCCGCGCGGGATCGACGAGGGGCTCGACGAGAGGACCGACGAGGAGACTCGCGTCAAGAACCCGTAAAATGTTAGGTAAGGAAACGAAGTTTCGGTGGCCGCAGCGAAACGTTTCGGCCGAAATGCGCAGAAGGGATCGGCCCCTGACTGTCCAGCACCTCAACGAACTCCTGCTGCTCTGCTCGCTCGTCCTGCTCATCGCCGTCATCGCGGTCCGGGTCTCCTCGCGCAGCGGGCTGCCCACGCTGCTCATCTACCTCGCCATCGGCGTCGTCGTGGGCGAGGACGGCATCGGCATCACCTTCGACGACGCCCAGCTGACCCAGGTCCTCGGCTATGCCGCCCTGGTCGTCATCCTTGCCGAGGGTGGTCTCGGGACCAAGTGGCGGGAGATCAAACCGGCCCTGCCCTCCGCGGTTGCCCTGGCCACGGTCGGCGTGGCGGTGAGCGTGGGAGTCACCGCGACGGCGGCGCACTATGTCGTGGGGCTCGACTGGAAACAGGCGTTGATCATCGGCGCCGTGGTCTCATCCACGGACGCGGCGGCGGTCTTCTCGGTGCTGCGCAGGGTGCCCCTGCCCACCCGCCTGACGGGTGTTCTGGAAGCCGAGTCGGGGTTCAACGACGCCCCGGTCGTCATCCTGGTGGTGGCCTTCTCCGCCCATGGCCCCGTCGACCACTGGTACCAGCTGATCGGCGAGATCACGCTGGAGCTGGCGATCGGCGCGGCCCTCGGCCTCGCGGTCGGCTGGTTGGGGGCGTACGGGCTGCGCCACATCGCCCTGCCCGCCTCGGGTCTGTACCCGATCGCGGTGATGGCCATCGCGGTCGTCGCCTACGCGGCCGGTGCGCTCGCCCACGGCTCCGGCTTCCTCGCCGTCTATCTCGCCTCGCTCGTCCTGGGCAACGCCAAGCTGCCGCACTGGCCGGCCACGCGCGGCTTCGCCGAGGGACTCGGCTGGATCGCCCAGATCGGCATGTTCGTGCTGCTGGGCCTGCTGGTCACGCCGCACGAGCTGGGCGACGACGTCTGGCCCGCGGTGATCGTCGGACTGGCCCTGACGGTGGTGGCCCGGCCGGTGTCGGTTCTGGTCAGCCTGGCCCCTTTCCGCACCCCGTGGCGGGAGCAGGCGTTGCTCTCCTGGGCCGGACTGCGCGGCGCGGTGCCGATCATCCTCGCCACCATCCCCATGGTCGCCGAGGTGGCCGACAGCAAGCGGATCTTCAACATGGTCTTCGTGCTGGTGATCGTCTACACCCTCGTCCAGGGCCCGACCCTGCCCTGGGTGGCCACCTGGCTGCGGCTGGGCGAGAAGGACACGACATCCGACCTCGGCATCGAGTCCGCGCCCCTGGAGCGGCTGCGCGGGCACCTGCTGTCGGTCGCCATCCCCGAGTCCTCGAAGATGCACGGCGTGGAGGTCTCCGAGCTGCGCCTGCCCACCGGGGCCGCGGTCACCCTGGTGGTACGGGACGGGACGAGCTTCGTGCCCTCGCCGTCC
Coding sequences:
- a CDS encoding potassium/proton antiporter; the protein is MRRRDRPLTVQHLNELLLLCSLVLLIAVIAVRVSSRSGLPTLLIYLAIGVVVGEDGIGITFDDAQLTQVLGYAALVVILAEGGLGTKWREIKPALPSAVALATVGVAVSVGVTATAAHYVVGLDWKQALIIGAVVSSTDAAAVFSVLRRVPLPTRLTGVLEAESGFNDAPVVILVVAFSAHGPVDHWYQLIGEITLELAIGAALGLAVGWLGAYGLRHIALPASGLYPIAVMAIAVVAYAAGALAHGSGFLAVYLASLVLGNAKLPHWPATRGFAEGLGWIAQIGMFVLLGLLVTPHELGDDVWPAVIVGLALTVVARPVSVLVSLAPFRTPWREQALLSWAGLRGAVPIILATIPMVAEVADSKRIFNMVFVLVIVYTLVQGPTLPWVATWLRLGEKDTTSDLGIESAPLERLRGHLLSVAIPESSKMHGVEVSELRLPTGAAVTLVVRDGTSFVPSPSTVLRRGDELLVVATDPVRDAVESRLRAVGAGGKLAGWLGTGGQEARDQRPVSGERTERRRRGEGQERGGRGDGRG